The Arcobacter sp. F155 genome contains the following window.
ATTTAAATATTTTTCATTCTTTGAACTATTGTTATATGAAGTTAAGAAAATCATCCCTTCTACATACTTACCACCATCTTCAAGTAGTTTAGAACTTTTTGACCAACTTGAACCAATAACTGTTTTTTCAATATCACTAATTCTTAAAAACTGAACTAATTTAGCTGTATCTATTGTATTTGCAATAATTATGATAGCATCGATATCTTCTCTTTTTTTAATATCCTCTGTAATATGTGAAAAATCTTTCGACAATTCTTTTAGTTTTACAAAGGGATTTCCTCCAAGTTTTTTAAAAGAATTCTCGAAATTACTAGCGTAACTTTCACTATAAGCACGGTTGTTAGAATCATAAATTGCATAGATATTTTTTAAGTTATTAGATAAAAGATATTTACTTAGTTTTTCAAAACTTGCTTCTGATTGAGAAACTTGTGTTCTAAAGAAGTTATCATCTTTTTTAGAGAAAGTATTTGAACTAGCTGAGGCAGAAATTAGGGTAGGCATATAATTCTCATCAAAAGACTCTAAAGCTATTTTGGTCATAGAGCTTGTTCCACTTCCTAAAATCAAGTTTACATCTTCTTTTTTAAACTCTGTAACAGCAAGCTTTGCAAAGGTGGGTCTTTGTCTATCATCTTTTGAAATAATTTTTACTTTCTTTTCATTGATTTTGAAATTTTCTTCTTCTAAGGCTAAAGTCATTCCATTTAACAAAGAGTGTCCTAAGTTTGAGTATTTTCCACTTAAACCACCTAAAAAACCTATTTTTATCTCATTATTACTAAAAAAACTAAAATATGAAAATAGACCTAAAATAATAACTGAAACTATCCCTACAACTTTATACATTACTCTTCCCACTTTTTAATAAACAATCTACTATTATACAAAAAAATATTTAATTTTTGGAGTATAGAAAAATATGTCACTTTGTGGAATAGATGAAGCTGGACGAGGTCCTATTGCAGGACCACTTGTTGTTGCTGGTGCAATTATAAATAAAGAAATAGAAGGTCTAAATGACTCAAAGCAACTTACAGAAAAAAGAAGAGAAAAGCTTTTTGATGAAATAAAACAAAACTGTTCTTATCATATTGTATTTACTGATTCTAAAACTATTGATGAAAAAGGTCTAAGTGCTTGTTTGAAAGCATCAATAAAAGAGATCATGGATAATTTAAAAGATGAAACAAGTGATTTTCTAATGGATGGAAATACCTCTTTTGGAATAGAGACTTTACAACACAAAATAAAAGCAGATGCTACAGTACAAGAAGTAAGTGCAGCTTCTATCTTAGCAAAAGTTAGTCGAGATAGATATATGTGTGATATAGCTTCAAAATATCCAAACTACTCGTTCGAAAAACATAAAGGTTATGGAACAAAAGCTCATGTAGAAGCTATTAAAGAGTTTGGAAGATGTGAAGAACACAGATTTAGTTTCAAACTAAAAGGAGTAGATGATCAAAATCAGCCTAGCTTATTTTGATACTTCTCCTATCTTATTCTCAATAGATTGAACTTTTGTTTTCAGTCTATTGTCTTTTTCTTTTCTGATATCAAAAGTCAAAGTAGAATAAACCCTATTACAACCTAACTCTTCAAGCTTTTCATAACATTTTTGAACAACTCCTAAAGCCTCAGACATTTTATCTGTTTCTATTGTAGTTGACATAGAAGTTAACTGATAATTAAAACCTGATTCTCTAATAACTTTTATAACTTCAGATACATATTCACTTTTGCTCTCTGTTTTATCCGTTGGAAACATTGCCATACTTAACAAAACACTCATATTTTTCCTTTTAAATTGATATTTTATGACTTTTTTTATCTATTGATTATATAATATCTATACATTAGATAAAAGAAACAACGATGCTAAAAAATATTTTTAACAAAAAACAACCTTCTGCTGAAGGTTTTAAAAATGCCTTATTTAATAAAATATTTAATCCAGATGAGATTGAATTTCATTATAGCAATAAAATTAATCTATTTAAAACTACTGAAAAAAAAGAAACATTATTACATCTTTGTGCAAAATTCGCTTATCTAGAATCTATAAAATGGCTTCTAAATAAAGGTTTAAGCCTTGAAGCTCAAACAGAAGATAAAGAGACTGTACTTTTTTATGCAGTAAAATCAAATAATCTATTAACAGTAAAATATTTAGTGGAACAAGGTGCAAATGTAAACCACAAAAACTTTTACAACCGTACACCTTTACAAGAAGCAATTCTTTTAGAAAGTAGAACATACAAATATCTACTAGAACATACAGAAGAAGTTAACAATAAAGACTTTTATGGAAATAGTATACTTTTTCATGCCGTATCAAGTAGCAATGATGAAGTTTTAGATAATGTTCTAAAAAATAAAAATGTAGATATTAACTGTATAAATAAAAATAGAGATACAGTATTAAGTTATGCTGTTAATAACTATTTAAAAGAGAAAAACTCTAACTCAGCTCTTTCTTATTTTAAAACTATTAAAAAACTATTAGATTTTAATATAGATATAAACAATCTAGATAAAAGAGAAGAAAATATACTTTTTCAAGCTATAAAAGAAGAAGACACAAAACTAATCAATCTTTTTTTAGGTATTGAAAATATAAATATTAACCAACAAAACTATTATGGTGAAACTGTTTTAATGGAAGCTTGTTTAAAAGGTTTTAGAAATATTGAAGTTATCAAAGCTTTGTTAAACTATGGGGCTGATGTTAATATTAGAGACAAAAAAAATGTAACTCTTATTGAGAAACTAATAGAACTAATTCTTCACTATAAAAACCACAAAGAAATAGATTTACATTTACTTGAGAAAAGTTCTTCTGAAAATAACTATTTTGAACTAGTAAAATACCTATTAAGAAATACAAAAATAAATCTAAATAACTTTACATCAAAATCTAAACCTATATTTTTTGATGTAATAACTCACTATAACTTTGAGCTTTTTAGTCTGCTTAAAGCAAATGGAATAGATTTAAACCAAAAAGATTTAAATCAAAACAGCGTGCTTTCATATTTGATTGAAAATGCTGATACCTCTACAACTCAAAAACAAAAGCTTTATTTAAAAACAATGCAAAGTTTGATAAATCTAGGAGTTAATGTAAATGCCAAAAACGATACTGGTGCAACAGTTGTTCATCAAGCTATTTTAAATGGCTCAATTCATACAGTTAAACTTTTACTTGACTCTAAACCAAACTATAGAAGTGTTGATAATAAAGGTAGAACATTTATTCATAATGTTGTATGGAGAGACTGTACAAAAACCTTTAAACTTATTCACTCTTATGATAATGAGGTTATTAATATTGCTGATAAATATGGTATTTTACCAATTAATTATGCTGTTTTTATGGGAAGATATGACTTAGTAATTAGTATGATTGAAGAGTTTGCCCATGTAAATAACACAAATAAAATTGACCCTAAAATGAAAGACTTCTTTAAAAAATTCCATAATAACTTAGATGAACTTACTAAACATGCAAAAACAAAAGTTGACTTTAAAAACTTACGAATCTTAAGTGAGAATATGAAAAAAGAGTTTTCTATTGCAAAATAACCTTTAAAAGCTTTTTCTTTTTATAAAATCAAAAATTATTTAAATTTATAATTTTTTACTCTATTTTTTAATAATTATTTTAGCTATTAGTTATATAATATCCTTATCTATTAAAAAGTAATAACGATGCTAAAAAAAATTTTCAATAAAAAAAAGCCTTCAAAAGATGGCTTTAGGGACGCACTACTTAACAAAGTCTTCAATCTAGATGAACTAGAATTTCATTACACAGAAAATATTAACCTTTATGAAACAAATGAAAATCAAGAAACTCTCTTACATCTTTGCGCCAAATGTGCATATCTTGAATCTATAAAATGGCTAATGGACAAAGAGTTAAGTTTAGAAGCACAAAACAAAGACAAAGAGACAGTACTTTTTTATGCAGTAAAATCAAATAATCAAGCAGTTGTGAAATTTTTAGTTGAAAAAGGCGCAAATACTAACCATAAGAATTTTTATAATCGTACAGCTTTACAAGAAGCTATTATAGAGGGAAGCAAAACATACAAATATTTATTAAGTAAAACAGATGATATAAGAAATAAAGACTTCTATGGAAATAACCTAGTCTTTGATGCAGTATCAAATGGAAGTAGTGAAATACTAGATAGTGTTTTACAAAATGAGAAAATAGATATTAACTGTGTTAATAAAAATAAAAATATAATTTTACATAAAGAAGCTGCATATAACAACTACGAATTAGCAACAAAACTTTTAGAGCATGGAGCTAATCCTACTTTAGGGGATAAAGATGGAAAAAACTTTCTATTTTATGCTGTTAACAAAGGTATTGAAAATATAAAAGTAATTGAAAAAGCTATTGAGTACGGTTGTGAGGTAAACAATAAAGACTTTGCAGGAAATACTGTATTAAACTATATTGTAAAAAACTATCTTGATGCAAAAGAGAAACTTAATATAATAGAAAGCCTTACTCATTTTAAACTAATCAAAAGACTAATTAGCTTCGATATCAATGTAAACTCTTTAAATAAAGATGAAGAGACAATTCTTTTTCAAGCAATAAGAAGTGAAGATGATGAACTAATTGAATACTTTATTTCACTGGAAAAATTTAATATTAATCAAAAAAACCACTTAGGACAAACTGTATTAACAGAAGCTTGTTATAAAGGTTATCAAAATATAGAACTAATCAAAAAACTAATTGAATTAGGAGCTGATGTAAATATCAGAGATAATAATGACTCAACTATAATTGAAAAACTAATTGAGCTAATATTACACTATAAGAATCAAAAAATAATAAGCTACTCTTTACAAGAAAAAAGCTCTTATGAAAATAATTATTATGATTTATTAGAGTATTTATTAAAAAATACAAAAGTTGATTTAAAGAAATACAACTCAAGGGCAAAGCCACTGTTTTTTGATACAATTATTTACTATAATTTTGAACTTTTTAAACTTCTAAAAAGATATGGAATCAATATAAATCAAAAAGATTTAGAACACAAAAATATTCTATTTTACCTAATAGATAATGCAGATACATCAAGTACACAAAAACAAAGGCTTTATTTAAAAACATTACAAAGTTTATTAAACCTTGGAGTTAATATAAATGAAAAAGATGATTTAGGTGCAACTGCACTACATAAAGCTATTTTAAACAATTGTATCTACACAACAAAACTTCTTTTAGAAGCAAAACCAAACTTTAAAAGTGTTGATAACAAAGGTAGAACTGTAATTCATAATATTGTTTGGAAAGATTGTTGTAAAACATTTAAACTGGTAAACTCTTATGACCAAAAAATTGTAAATATTGCAGACCAATATGGAGTCCTTCCTATTAATTATGCTGTTTTCATGGGAAAATATGATTTAGTAATTACAATGATTGACGAATATGCACATATTAACAATACAAATAAGATTGATCCTAAAATGAAAGTATTCTTCAAAAAGTTCCACAAAAACGTAATAAATCTCATAAAATATGCTAAAAGTAAAGTTGATGAAAAGAATTTAAAACTCTTAAGTGAAAATATGAAAAAAGAGTTTTCTATTCAATGATTAATTTGTCTATATAATATATCTTTTTTAATACAAATTTACAATTTTTTTGCTAAGATAAGCAAATATTATAAAAAGGAAGAAACATGCAATTAGAAGTATCACCTGAAGTTTTACTTTCACAATTAGGTTACTCAAAAAGTGACTCATCTCTTAAACAAGCAGAAGAAGTAATGTCACAAACAAAAGATTTTAACAAGTTTTCAAAGCATTTAATTAGTTTAAATGATCATCTAAAAAAAATGAATGCATACATTGGATTATCAAACTCTACTAAATATTTAAAAATCAAATGTGATGAAAATGATGCAGATGAAATCTTAGAAGAGTTTCATGAAGAAGTAAGCCATTGGGCAAATAAATATAATGTAAACTTACAAAAACTAGATGGAAAAGAAGTTTACTATATTTTAGGTACTTTATAAAATAGAGAGATATTCTCTATTTTATTTAAATATTTCTCTACGAGAGTGACAATAAGGAACTTTTCCTGTCTTCTCGTAGTAGTCTTGATGATAATCTTCTGCTTCATAAAATCTACTAGCTTCATGAAGTGAAGTAGCTACTTTGTAATTTAAATCCTCTAATTTATCAATTAACTCTAAAGCTGTATTTTTTTGTTTTTCATCAACATAAAAAATTGCAGATAAATATTGTGGACCAATATCAGGACCTTGACCATTAGTTTGAGTAAAATCATGGATTTCAAAAAATAGTTTTGTTAGCTCTTCAAAAGGTACTTGGCACTCATCATATTCTACTTTTACAACCTCTAAGTGACCCGTTGTTCCAGTACAAACCGCAGTGTAATCAGGATCTTCTAAGTGTCCACCCATATAACCTGAAACTGCACTATGAACACCTTTTAACTTTTCAAAGTAGTATTCAACACCCCAAAAACAACCTGCTGCAAAATATGCTACAGCATGCTCTTTACAGTCACAATTTCTACTTTCAAACTTTAATGAAATAGAGTTTACACAGTGTCTTGTATTTTTAGCAGTAAACCCTTCTCCCTCAAAAACATGACCTAAATGTGCATCACAATTTGCACAAACAATTTCAACTCTTCTACCATCAGCATCTAAAACTCTTTTGATAGCCCCTTTAACTTCATCGTCAAAACTTGGCCAACCACATCCTGAAGAGAATTTATCACTAGATTTATATAAAGGAGCATTACACTTTTTACACTTATAAAGCCCATCTTCATAGAAGTCATTATATTTACCACTAAAAGGTCTTTCTGTACCTTTATTTTCAATTACATATGCTTCTTCTTCAGTTAGTTCATTGTATTTCATTTTAGAACCCCATTTCTTAAATATTGGACGATTGTAGCTAAATGCAGAAAATCTTTAAATAAAAAATCAAAATAATTTAAACTCTTAAAGAACTTCAAATCTTTGCTCAACTATAGTCTCATTTTTATAGAGAATTTTTCCTAGGAAAATATCACCTATATTAAACTCTCCAACTCCTTGTGGAGTCCCTGTCATAAGAATATCACCATCATCAAAACTTGAAAAACTCAATAATTCATCAATAATCTCTTGTGGCTTGTTTATCATCAAATCAACGCCACCTTTTTGTTTTAACTCATCATTTATATAAAGCTCAACACTTAACTCTTCTAACTCACCATTAAAACTTTTAAACTCAGAGAATACAGCAGAGTTATTAAAAGCTTTTGCTCTTTCCCAAGGTAAACCTTTTTCTTTTAGCTTACTTTGAACTTCCCTTAGTGTTAAGTCAAGACCAAAAGCAACAGCAGAAATTTTATCTTCTTCAATTAAAAAAGATATTTCAGCTTCATAATGGCAACTTTTATTCCCTTTAGGAAAAACAAGGTTTTTTGAAATAGATGAATTAGGTTTAAAGAAAAAAACCATTGAATCAGGAGTTTCATTATTTAACTCCTTAATATGGTCAACATAATTTCTTCCAATGCACACAACCTTTGATGGAAAAATTTCACTTTGATTTATTAATATTGAATTCATATATTTCCTTTTAAAATCTTTTTATTAAATCATTAATTATAACAGCAGTAAGTCCCCAAATAACTTCTTTTTTATATTTGTATACCCACACCTTATGTTTTTTATGTCCCCAAGGTTTATGGTACATCTTTGGAAGATTTAAGTCCTCTACTGGAAAATGAATCTGTTTATCTCCTTTTTCATCTATTGAAAAAGGGTGTACTTCATATCTTAAGGTATACTCTTTAGGTGGATTCTTTTTAAAAAATGATACTGGAACTAAAATAGTTTTCTCAACTTCATTTTTATCTATTTTCATACTTTTTAAAGTCTTTTTCTTTATTCTTCCAACAAAAGGTTCAACTACTGCTCCTATTGGTGCTACATAAGTATCTAGTTGCCCCAATATCTTGATATCCTTAGCATCTATACCTAACTCTTCTTTTGTCTCTCTAAGAGCTGTATGCATATAAGAAATATCATCAGGCTCATATCTTCCACCAGGGAAGCATATATCTCCGCCTTGTCTTATATGAGCTGCTCTTTTTTGAAATAAAATATAATACTTCTTTTTTATTTTAACTAGAGGTATTAATACAGCAGAATTAAAAAACCTATCCCTTGCCATCACACCAGGTTCATGTGGTAAGTTTTTTAGAAGTTTTTTTAACTGTTTTTTTTTCATCTTTACTCTGTAGTTTCTTTTATTGTATCAAACTATTTAAGTTTGAATTTTAAAATAAACTCAGCTCCTACAAACTCTTTGTCATCATGGATGAACTCTCTATTTGAAACAGTAATCTCTCCATCCATATGTTTTGTAATAATCTCTTGACACATAAATAGTCCTATTCCAGTTCCTTGATATTGATGTTTTGTTGTAAAATATGGATTAAATATCTTATCTACAATTGAACTTGGAATTCCTCCTGCTGTATCTTTTATAGTAATTTCTAAAGACTCACCTTCAACTCTAGTTGTAATAAAAATAATTCTATCTTCTATTTGTCTTTCAACAAAAGCATCTTTTGAGTTACTTAAGATATTCATAATCACTTGAATTAATTCACTCTCATAGTTTATTAATTTTACATCTTCAATATCTTTTTCAACTCTAATTTTTCCACTATGCAAGTTATAATCAAAAATATTTAGTGTTTTATTTACTGTATCTTTTATATTAAATACTCTTTGTTCTTCATTTGGTTTAAAAAAGTGCATAAAGTCATCAATTGTAGTTGAAAGGTGAACAGATGTTTCAACAATACTTGTTAAAGTTTCGTCTAAAAATTTATCCTCAATTTTTCCATGCATCTCTTTTTGAAGTTTTAAACCACTAGCTCCTGTAGATATTACAGATAAAGGTTGTCTCCATTGGTGGGCAATATTTTGAAGCATCTCACCAATTGCTGCCATCTTTGATTGTTTTGTTAATAAGGCATCTTTTTTTAAGTTTTTGTCAACTTCTTCTTGAATAGTTTTTTCTAAGTCTTGATTTATTTTCTTTAATTCTCTTGTTTTTTCAT
Protein-coding sequences here:
- a CDS encoding MTH1187 family thiamine-binding protein, producing MSVLLSMAMFPTDKTESKSEYVSEVIKVIRESGFNYQLTSMSTTIETDKMSEALGVVQKCYEKLEELGCNRVYSTLTFDIRKEKDNRLKTKVQSIENKIGEVSK
- a CDS encoding ABC transporter substrate-binding protein; the protein is MYKVVGIVSVIILGLFSYFSFFSNNEIKIGFLGGLSGKYSNLGHSLLNGMTLALEEENFKINEKKVKIISKDDRQRPTFAKLAVTEFKKEDVNLILGSGTSSMTKIALESFDENYMPTLISASASSNTFSKKDDNFFRTQVSQSEASFEKLSKYLLSNNLKNIYAIYDSNNRAYSESYASNFENSFKKLGGNPFVKLKELSKDFSHITEDIKKREDIDAIIIIANTIDTAKLVQFLRISDIEKTVIGSSWSKSSKLLEDGGKYVEGMIFLTSYNNSSKNEKYLNFVKKYEKKYKTKPSVFASQSYETTKIIIEVLKKNENIKEFKNTLLSIKKFEGLQGEIEFDEYGDVKRDYILMTVKNGQYKPM
- a CDS encoding bifunctional methionine sulfoxide reductase B/A protein codes for the protein MKYNELTEEEAYVIENKGTERPFSGKYNDFYEDGLYKCKKCNAPLYKSSDKFSSGCGWPSFDDEVKGAIKRVLDADGRRVEIVCANCDAHLGHVFEGEGFTAKNTRHCVNSISLKFESRNCDCKEHAVAYFAAGCFWGVEYYFEKLKGVHSAVSGYMGGHLEDPDYTAVCTGTTGHLEVVKVEYDECQVPFEELTKLFFEIHDFTQTNGQGPDIGPQYLSAIFYVDEKQKNTALELIDKLEDLNYKVATSLHEASRFYEAEDYHQDYYEKTGKVPYCHSRREIFK
- a CDS encoding ribonuclease HII, with the translated sequence MSLCGIDEAGRGPIAGPLVVAGAIINKEIEGLNDSKQLTEKRREKLFDEIKQNCSYHIVFTDSKTIDEKGLSACLKASIKEIMDNLKDETSDFLMDGNTSFGIETLQHKIKADATVQEVSAASILAKVSRDRYMCDIASKYPNYSFEKHKGYGTKAHVEAIKEFGRCEEHRFSFKLKGVDDQNQPSLF
- a CDS encoding CoA pyrophosphatase, whose amino-acid sequence is MKKKQLKKLLKNLPHEPGVMARDRFFNSAVLIPLVKIKKKYYILFQKRAAHIRQGGDICFPGGRYEPDDISYMHTALRETKEELGIDAKDIKILGQLDTYVAPIGAVVEPFVGRIKKKTLKSMKIDKNEVEKTILVPVSFFKKNPPKEYTLRYEVHPFSIDEKGDKQIHFPVEDLNLPKMYHKPWGHKKHKVWVYKYKKEVIWGLTAVIINDLIKRF
- a CDS encoding fumarylacetoacetate hydrolase family protein; protein product: MNSILINQSEIFPSKVVCIGRNYVDHIKELNNETPDSMVFFFKPNSSISKNLVFPKGNKSCHYEAEISFLIEEDKISAVAFGLDLTLREVQSKLKEKGLPWERAKAFNNSAVFSEFKSFNGELEELSVELYINDELKQKGGVDLMINKPQEIIDELLSFSSFDDGDILMTGTPQGVGEFNIGDIFLGKILYKNETIVEQRFEVL
- a CDS encoding ankyrin repeat domain-containing protein — encoded protein: MLKKIFNKKKPSKDGFRDALLNKVFNLDELEFHYTENINLYETNENQETLLHLCAKCAYLESIKWLMDKELSLEAQNKDKETVLFYAVKSNNQAVVKFLVEKGANTNHKNFYNRTALQEAIIEGSKTYKYLLSKTDDIRNKDFYGNNLVFDAVSNGSSEILDSVLQNEKIDINCVNKNKNIILHKEAAYNNYELATKLLEHGANPTLGDKDGKNFLFYAVNKGIENIKVIEKAIEYGCEVNNKDFAGNTVLNYIVKNYLDAKEKLNIIESLTHFKLIKRLISFDINVNSLNKDEETILFQAIRSEDDELIEYFISLEKFNINQKNHLGQTVLTEACYKGYQNIELIKKLIELGADVNIRDNNDSTIIEKLIELILHYKNQKIISYSLQEKSSYENNYYDLLEYLLKNTKVDLKKYNSRAKPLFFDTIIYYNFELFKLLKRYGININQKDLEHKNILFYLIDNADTSSTQKQRLYLKTLQSLLNLGVNINEKDDLGATALHKAILNNCIYTTKLLLEAKPNFKSVDNKGRTVIHNIVWKDCCKTFKLVNSYDQKIVNIADQYGVLPINYAVFMGKYDLVITMIDEYAHINNTNKIDPKMKVFFKKFHKNVINLIKYAKSKVDEKNLKLLSENMKKEFSIQ
- a CDS encoding ankyrin repeat domain-containing protein translates to MLKNIFNKKQPSAEGFKNALFNKIFNPDEIEFHYSNKINLFKTTEKKETLLHLCAKFAYLESIKWLLNKGLSLEAQTEDKETVLFYAVKSNNLLTVKYLVEQGANVNHKNFYNRTPLQEAILLESRTYKYLLEHTEEVNNKDFYGNSILFHAVSSSNDEVLDNVLKNKNVDINCINKNRDTVLSYAVNNYLKEKNSNSALSYFKTIKKLLDFNIDINNLDKREENILFQAIKEEDTKLINLFLGIENININQQNYYGETVLMEACLKGFRNIEVIKALLNYGADVNIRDKKNVTLIEKLIELILHYKNHKEIDLHLLEKSSSENNYFELVKYLLRNTKINLNNFTSKSKPIFFDVITHYNFELFSLLKANGIDLNQKDLNQNSVLSYLIENADTSTTQKQKLYLKTMQSLINLGVNVNAKNDTGATVVHQAILNGSIHTVKLLLDSKPNYRSVDNKGRTFIHNVVWRDCTKTFKLIHSYDNEVINIADKYGILPINYAVFMGRYDLVISMIEEFAHVNNTNKIDPKMKDFFKKFHNNLDELTKHAKTKVDFKNLRILSENMKKEFSIAK